A stretch of Roseibium porphyridii DNA encodes these proteins:
- a CDS encoding ABC transporter permease: protein MSEIQLTETKGSSSAEKRPVAFRGGGFAPKNRRWIGALVFVFLIAIAEWGTRTGWISALTLPRPSDVLETFGELYSSGLLFKHLLPSLSRLVIGAAFGVLLGICIGVLIGLFSVMRSSLVPLVAALFPIPKIALLPLFVIWFGIGEGSKYALIAFGTFTPTVVATYGAVDNVDRTLIRMGQSFGLSWLSIVRKIVLPGAMPGILSGLRISLAIAIILLVAAEMLGAEYGIGAYILEAGSLYDLERLFVGVVILSLLGVIVSAGIGILERRLLGWRV, encoded by the coding sequence ATGTCTGAGATCCAATTGACCGAAACCAAAGGGTCTAGCAGTGCCGAAAAACGGCCTGTGGCCTTTCGAGGGGGCGGCTTTGCTCCAAAAAACCGTCGCTGGATCGGTGCGTTGGTTTTTGTTTTTCTGATCGCAATTGCCGAATGGGGCACAAGAACAGGCTGGATTTCCGCGCTGACGTTGCCGCGGCCATCGGACGTTCTGGAAACCTTTGGTGAGCTCTATTCCAGCGGCTTGCTGTTCAAACATCTTTTGCCGTCCTTAAGCCGCCTGGTGATCGGCGCGGCATTCGGCGTCTTGCTGGGCATTTGTATCGGTGTTCTGATCGGGTTGTTTTCGGTCATGCGATCCAGCCTCGTGCCACTGGTTGCCGCATTGTTTCCAATCCCGAAAATCGCCCTTTTGCCGCTCTTTGTCATCTGGTTCGGAATAGGAGAAGGGTCCAAATACGCCTTGATTGCGTTCGGGACGTTCACGCCGACCGTCGTGGCGACCTATGGTGCCGTCGACAATGTTGATCGCACCCTTATTCGCATGGGGCAGAGTTTCGGGCTGTCCTGGCTGTCGATCGTTCGCAAGATCGTCTTGCCCGGAGCGATGCCCGGTATTTTGTCCGGTCTCAGGATCAGTCTTGCAATTGCAATCATATTGTTGGTTGCCGCTGAAATGTTGGGTGCTGAATACGGCATTGGTGCTTACATCCTGGAGGCCGGATCGCTTTACGATCTTGAGCGTCTTTTTGTCGGTGTCGTCATTCTTTCACTGCTTGGCGTCATCGTCAGTGCAGGGATTGGCATTTTGGAAAGACGGTTGCTCGGTTGGCGCGTGTAG
- the phnE gene encoding phosphonate ABC transporter, permease protein PhnE — MSDTSSGLRRARSLVPDAFVSPRRTKLLRILGTSAFVLLTGWCLWAFDFSPMRLVEGATRFGSVASFMFPPHVWQSWTEWQEILKGLGETVAMAFMGTLLGAIIAFPLAFLGARNIMPVSWFRLGIRRGFDALRAVEQLILALVFIRAFGLGPLAGILAIAVSEIGTFSKLFAEAIENTSKKPVDGVKASGAGKLQTVRFAVLPQALPVILSIILYNFESNTRSGTILGIVGAGGIGFLLADRISAYRWPEAWTIIFLIVFMVYLIDGFSGFLRKHIIGKDDRTRS, encoded by the coding sequence TGAGCGACACATCTTCTGGTCTGCGAAGAGCCAGGTCTTTGGTACCTGATGCCTTCGTATCGCCTCGCCGAACCAAACTCTTGCGCATCTTGGGTACATCCGCCTTTGTCTTGCTGACAGGCTGGTGCCTGTGGGCGTTCGATTTCTCGCCCATGCGGTTGGTGGAAGGCGCAACCCGTTTCGGAAGTGTGGCTTCCTTCATGTTCCCCCCTCACGTCTGGCAGAGCTGGACCGAATGGCAGGAGATCCTCAAGGGTCTTGGTGAGACTGTTGCAATGGCCTTCATGGGCACATTGCTTGGAGCCATCATCGCATTTCCACTTGCGTTTCTGGGAGCCAGGAACATCATGCCGGTGTCCTGGTTCCGTCTTGGCATACGGCGCGGCTTTGACGCGCTCAGAGCAGTTGAACAATTGATCCTGGCTCTTGTGTTCATCCGCGCCTTCGGCCTCGGTCCGCTGGCCGGCATTTTGGCGATTGCCGTCTCGGAGATCGGGACGTTCTCAAAACTCTTTGCTGAGGCCATTGAAAACACATCGAAAAAGCCCGTCGATGGGGTGAAAGCCTCCGGCGCTGGTAAGCTTCAGACGGTTCGCTTCGCGGTATTGCCCCAAGCCCTCCCCGTCATCTTGTCGATAATTCTCTATAATTTTGAATCCAACACCCGGTCAGGAACGATCCTCGGCATTGTCGGTGCCGGCGGTATTGGGTTCCTGTTGGCAGACAGGATCAGCGCCTATCGTTGGCCCGAGGCCTGGACCATCATCTTCCTGATCGTTTTCATGGTTTACCTGATCGACGGATTTTCAGGCTTCCTGCGCAAACACATCATCGGGAAGGATGACCGAACAAGATCCTGA